The following proteins come from a genomic window of Sorghum bicolor cultivar BTx623 chromosome 3, Sorghum_bicolor_NCBIv3, whole genome shotgun sequence:
- the LOC8062300 gene encoding glucan endo-1,3-beta-glucosidase GII yields the protein MARQQQVASMLAAALLVATFASIPTSVHSIGVCYGMLGNNLPSSSDVVQLYKSKGIKGMRIYSPSQSALNALRNSGLAVIVDTGNGNELSQLARSASYAASWVQSNVKPYYPAVNIKYIAVGNEVQGGATQSILPAIRNLDAALARAGLSAIKCSTSVRFDVIANSYPPSSGSFAQGYMADVARYLAGTGAPLLVNVYPYFSYRDNPRDISLGYATFQPGTTVRDNGNGLTYTNLFDAMVDAVVAALEKAGAGGVRIVVSESGWPSAGGSGASVDNARKYNQGLINHVGRGTPKRRGTLETFIFAMFNENQKTGDPTEKNFGLFYGNKQPVYPISFN from the exons ATGGCGAGGCAACAACAAGTTGCTTCCATGCTCGCAGCTGCTCTGCTCGTTGCAACGTTTGCGTCCATTCCTACAA GCGTGCACTCCATCGGCGTCTGCTATGGCATGCTGGGCAACAACCTGCCGTCCAGCAGCGACGTGGTGCAGCTCTACAAGTCCAAGGGCATCAAGGGCATGCGCATCTACTCGCCCTCCCAGTCCGCGCTCAACGCCCTCCGCAACTCCGGCCTCGCCGTCATCGTCGACACCGGCAACGGCAACGAGCTCAGCCAGCTCGCGAGGAGCGCCTCGTACGCGGCGTCGTGGGTGCAGAGCAACGTGAAGCCCTACTACCCCGCCGTCAACATCAAGTACATCGCCGTCGGCAACGAGGTGCAGGGCGGCGCCACGCAGAGCATCCTCCCGGCGATCCGGAACCTGGACGCCGCCCTGGCGCGCGCCGGGCTCTCGGCCATCAAGTGCTCCACGTCGGTGCGCTTCGACGTGATCGCCAACTCCTACCCGCCCTCCAGCGGCTCGTTCGCGCAGGGGTACATGGCGGACGTCGCGCGGTACCTCGCCGGCACCGGCGCGCCGCTGCTCGTCAACGTGTACCCGTACTTCTCGTACCGGGACAACCCGCGCGACATCAGCCTGGGCTACGCCACGTTCCAGCCGGGCACCACCGTCAGGGACAACGGCAACGGGCTCACCTACACCAACCTGTTCGACGCCATGGTGGACGCCGTCGTCGCGGCGCTGGAGaaggccggcgccggcggggtGAGGATCGTCGTCTCCGAGAGCGGCTGGCCGTCCGCCGGCGGGTCCGGGGCGAGCGTGGACAACGCGAGGAAGTACAACCAGGGGCTCATCAACCACGTCGGGCGCGGCACGCCCAAGAGGCGCGGAACGCTGGAGACTTTCATCTTCGCCATGTTCAACGAGAACCAGAAGACCGGCGACCCCACGGAGAAGAACTTCGGGCTGTTCTACGGCAACAAGCAGCCCGTGTACCCGATCAGCTTCAACTAA